The following are from one region of the Periophthalmus magnuspinnatus isolate fPerMag1 chromosome 5, fPerMag1.2.pri, whole genome shotgun sequence genome:
- the LOC117370603 gene encoding MICOS complex subunit MIC10-like has translation MAEDYGRKWDRCLADTGVKTVIGLGVGFMFSVLFFKRRTWPTALGSGMGLGMGYANCQHDFRALHLVHGAVVKDQ, from the exons ATGGCAGAGGACTACGGTAGAAAGTGGGATCGCTGCCTGGCGGACACCGGTGTTAAAACAG TGATTGGCCTTGGGGTTGGATTCATGTTCTCCGTTCTCTTCTTTAAGA GACGCACATGGCCCACTGCACTTGGTTCAGGAATGGGGCTTGGCATGGGATACGCTAACTGCCAGCATGACTTCAGAGCCCTCCATCTGGTTCACGGAGCTGTGGTTAAG gACCAGTAA
- the capzb gene encoding F-actin-capping protein subunit beta isoform X3 — MTDPQLDCALDLMRRLPPQQIEKNLSDLIDLVPSLCEDLLSSVDQPLKIARDKHVGKDYLLCDYNRDGDSYRSPWSNKYDPPIEDGAMPSVRLRKLEVEANNAFDQYRDLYFEGGVSSVYLWDLEHGFAGVILIKKAGDGSKKIKGCWDSIHVVEVQEKSSGRTAHYKLTSTVMLWLQTTKSTSGTMNLGGSLTRQMEKDETVGESSPHIANIGRLVEDMENKIRSTLNEIYFGKTKDIVSGLRSVTPLADKPIQTSLRNDLLEAFKQRQQP; from the exons ATG aCTGATCCACAGCTGGACTGTGCCCTGGATCTGATGAGGCGTCTGCCTCCTCAGCAGATCGAGAAGAACCTCAGTGACCTCATCGACTTG GTGCCCAGTCTGTGTGAGGATCTGCTCTCCTCCGTGGACCAGCCCCTGAAGATTGCCAGAGATAAACATGTGGGAAAAGACTACCTTCTGTGTGACTACAATCGAGATGGCGACTCCTACAG aTCCCCGTGGAGTAATAAGTATGATCCTCCCATTGAGGATGGTGCGATGCCATCTGTTCGCCTGAGGAAACTGGAGGTAGAGGCAAACAATGCCTTTGACCAGTACAGAGATCT GTACTTTGAGGggggtgtgtcctctgtgtaccTCTGGGATTTGGAGCATGGCTTCGCAGGCGTTATTCTCATCAAGAAAGCGGGCGACGGCTCCAAGAAGATCAAAGGGTGCTGGGACTCCATCCATGTGGTGGAGGTGCAG GAGAAGTCTAGCGGCCGTACTGCACATTACAAACTCACCTCCACTGTCATGCTCTGGCTTCAGACAACCAAGTCCACCTCTGGTACCATGAATCTGGGTGGCAGCCTCACACGACAG ATGGAAAAAGATGAAACAGTTGGAGAATCCTCACCTCACATTGCTAACATTGGCCGCCTTGTTGAA GACATGGAGAATAAGATCCGCTCTACACTGAATGAAATCTACTTTGGGAAGACTAAAGACATCGTCAGTGGCCTAAG GAGCGTTACACCTCTGGCCGATAAGCCAATCCAGACTTCTCTGAGGAACGACCTGCTGGAGGCATTCAAGCAAAGGCAGCAGCCGTAG
- the capzb gene encoding F-actin-capping protein subunit beta isoform X1, whose translation MTDPQLDCALDLMRRLPPQQIEKNLSDLIDLVPSLCEDLLSSVDQPLKIARDKHVGKDYLLCDYNRDGDSYRSPWSNKYDPPIEDGAMPSVRLRKLEVEANNAFDQYRDLYFEGGVSSVYLWDLEHGFAGVILIKKAGDGSKKIKGCWDSIHVVEVQEKSSGRTAHYKLTSTVMLWLQTTKSTSGTMNLGGSLTRQMEKDETVGESSPHIANIGRLVEDMENKIRSTLNEIYFGKTKDIVSGLRSIESLPDNQKYRQLQKELSQVLTQRQIFID comes from the exons ATG aCTGATCCACAGCTGGACTGTGCCCTGGATCTGATGAGGCGTCTGCCTCCTCAGCAGATCGAGAAGAACCTCAGTGACCTCATCGACTTG GTGCCCAGTCTGTGTGAGGATCTGCTCTCCTCCGTGGACCAGCCCCTGAAGATTGCCAGAGATAAACATGTGGGAAAAGACTACCTTCTGTGTGACTACAATCGAGATGGCGACTCCTACAG aTCCCCGTGGAGTAATAAGTATGATCCTCCCATTGAGGATGGTGCGATGCCATCTGTTCGCCTGAGGAAACTGGAGGTAGAGGCAAACAATGCCTTTGACCAGTACAGAGATCT GTACTTTGAGGggggtgtgtcctctgtgtaccTCTGGGATTTGGAGCATGGCTTCGCAGGCGTTATTCTCATCAAGAAAGCGGGCGACGGCTCCAAGAAGATCAAAGGGTGCTGGGACTCCATCCATGTGGTGGAGGTGCAG GAGAAGTCTAGCGGCCGTACTGCACATTACAAACTCACCTCCACTGTCATGCTCTGGCTTCAGACAACCAAGTCCACCTCTGGTACCATGAATCTGGGTGGCAGCCTCACACGACAG ATGGAAAAAGATGAAACAGTTGGAGAATCCTCACCTCACATTGCTAACATTGGCCGCCTTGTTGAA GACATGGAGAATAAGATCCGCTCTACACTGAATGAAATCTACTTTGGGAAGACTAAAGACATCGTCAGTGGCCTAAG ATCTATTGAGTCTTTGCCCGATAATCAAAAGTACAGGCAGCTCCAGAAGGAGCTGTCACAGGTCCTCACCCAGCGTCAGATCTTCATTGACTAG
- the capzb gene encoding F-actin-capping protein subunit beta isoform X2 — protein MTDPQLDCALDLMRRLPPQQIEKNLSDLIDLVPSLCEDLLSSVDQPLKIARDKHVGKDYLLCDYNRDGDSYRSPWSNKYDPPIEDGAMPSVRLRKLEVEANNAFDQYRDLYFEGGVSSVYLWDLEHGFAGVILIKKAGDGSKKIKGCWDSIHVVEVQEKSSGRTAHYKLTSTVMLWLQTTKSTSGTMNLGGSLTRQVEKDETVGESSPHIANIGRLVEDMENKIRSTLNEIYFGKTKDIVSGLRSIESLPDNQKYRQLQKELSQVLTQRQIFID, from the exons ATG aCTGATCCACAGCTGGACTGTGCCCTGGATCTGATGAGGCGTCTGCCTCCTCAGCAGATCGAGAAGAACCTCAGTGACCTCATCGACTTG GTGCCCAGTCTGTGTGAGGATCTGCTCTCCTCCGTGGACCAGCCCCTGAAGATTGCCAGAGATAAACATGTGGGAAAAGACTACCTTCTGTGTGACTACAATCGAGATGGCGACTCCTACAG aTCCCCGTGGAGTAATAAGTATGATCCTCCCATTGAGGATGGTGCGATGCCATCTGTTCGCCTGAGGAAACTGGAGGTAGAGGCAAACAATGCCTTTGACCAGTACAGAGATCT GTACTTTGAGGggggtgtgtcctctgtgtaccTCTGGGATTTGGAGCATGGCTTCGCAGGCGTTATTCTCATCAAGAAAGCGGGCGACGGCTCCAAGAAGATCAAAGGGTGCTGGGACTCCATCCATGTGGTGGAGGTGCAG GAGAAGTCTAGCGGCCGTACTGCACATTACAAACTCACCTCCACTGTCATGCTCTGGCTTCAGACAACCAAGTCCACCTCTGGTACCATGAATCTGGGTGGCAGCCTCACACGACAGGTT GAAAAAGATGAAACAGTTGGAGAATCCTCACCTCACATTGCTAACATTGGCCGCCTTGTTGAA GACATGGAGAATAAGATCCGCTCTACACTGAATGAAATCTACTTTGGGAAGACTAAAGACATCGTCAGTGGCCTAAG ATCTATTGAGTCTTTGCCCGATAATCAAAAGTACAGGCAGCTCCAGAAGGAGCTGTCACAGGTCCTCACCCAGCGTCAGATCTTCATTGACTAG